In Streptomyces sp. NBC_00433, a single genomic region encodes these proteins:
- a CDS encoding ATP-binding protein: MPTRDTDLRAPTRTWRGEFAPYERCVPLARRHVEQAMTRWGCVPDDVAGAALVTGELAANAVRHAHVPGRPFTVAVTLGDGWYVIEVTDPLTTPPRTGTPEPDDERGRGLLLVESLSEAFGHRPRPDGGKTVWAVLAATVRPVCGERTYLPAHLVAAALGPGTRDAEAADVERQLRCALEAHTTGDHHAFVRELAGAATGAVWTRWIRGHLPTDVFVLADCPAVDGHEPCADFAGHPGAHSWQLAAAGHRHTLRAACAEDGTAAVPR; encoded by the coding sequence ATGCCGACCCGAGACACCGACCTCCGGGCGCCGACCCGGACCTGGCGCGGGGAATTCGCACCGTACGAGCGGTGCGTGCCGCTCGCCCGCAGGCACGTGGAGCAGGCCATGACCCGGTGGGGATGCGTACCGGACGACGTGGCCGGCGCGGCGCTGGTGACCGGCGAACTCGCCGCCAACGCCGTACGACACGCGCACGTGCCCGGTCGGCCGTTCACCGTCGCGGTGACGCTGGGCGACGGCTGGTACGTGATCGAGGTGACCGACCCGCTGACCACCCCGCCGCGCACCGGGACCCCGGAGCCGGACGACGAACGCGGCCGGGGCCTGCTGCTCGTCGAGTCGCTGAGCGAGGCCTTCGGGCACCGCCCGCGCCCGGACGGCGGCAAGACCGTATGGGCCGTGCTGGCCGCGACCGTACGCCCGGTGTGCGGCGAGCGCACCTACCTGCCCGCGCACCTCGTGGCCGCCGCCCTCGGCCCCGGCACACGTGATGCGGAAGCGGCCGACGTGGAGCGGCAGTTGCGCTGCGCCCTCGAAGCCCACACCACCGGCGACCACCACGCCTTCGTACGCGAACTCGCCGGTGCCGCCACCGGAGCGGTCTGGACCCGCTGGATCCGCGGCCACCTCCCGACGGACGTGTTCGTCCTCGCCGACTGCCCCGCCGTCGACGGCCACGAGCCGTGCGCCGACTTCGCCGGACACCCGGGCGCCCACAGCTGGCAGCTCGCCGCCGCCGGGCACCGACACACCCTCCGGGCAGCCTGCGCGGAGGACGGCACCGCGGCGGTGCCCCGATGA
- the tgmC gene encoding ATP-grasp peptide maturase system methyltransferase: MTPSDTAAERRALADRLEAGGGLSDPAWRAAVEAVPRELFLRPGVFLPTGDGWWRPITAPDSGSSEWVGIAYSDQSLVTQLDGHLTADQVDAPVRGFPTSSSTVPATVLRMVEALEVRDGDRVLEVGTGTGYSTALMCHRLGEDNVTSVEVDPGVARRADAALEAAGYSTWTVTGDGLLGHPYRAPYDKVIATCAVRRIPYAWVRQTRPGGTILATVGSWPYGTGLARLTVMDDGTAEGRIIGRSSFMPARSQAVVPLAGDLSGRAAYADTERRTPIAPRLLEEWTPAFLAQLAAPGAQPLQAVSDGNGQTVHYLFDPGRESFAELTEDATGRTVRQGGPVALWDAVEQALTAWQDSGRPDIATVRLRVTAEAHSYWIGEQPALRWEHRLA; encoded by the coding sequence ATGACCCCGTCCGACACCGCGGCCGAGCGCCGTGCCCTCGCCGACCGGCTTGAGGCGGGCGGCGGACTGTCCGATCCCGCGTGGCGGGCTGCCGTCGAGGCCGTGCCCCGCGAACTGTTCCTGCGGCCGGGGGTGTTCCTGCCCACCGGGGACGGCTGGTGGCGGCCGATCACCGCCCCGGATTCCGGGTCGAGCGAGTGGGTGGGAATCGCCTACAGCGACCAGTCGCTCGTCACCCAACTCGACGGGCACCTGACCGCCGATCAGGTCGACGCACCCGTCCGGGGCTTTCCGACCTCTTCCTCCACCGTTCCGGCCACGGTCCTGCGCATGGTCGAGGCCCTGGAAGTCCGGGACGGCGACCGCGTGCTCGAAGTCGGCACCGGGACCGGGTATTCGACCGCGCTGATGTGCCACCGGCTCGGCGAGGACAACGTCACGAGCGTGGAGGTGGACCCGGGCGTCGCCCGCCGGGCGGACGCCGCGCTGGAGGCGGCCGGCTACTCGACCTGGACGGTCACCGGGGACGGCCTGCTCGGCCACCCGTACCGCGCCCCGTACGACAAGGTGATCGCGACCTGCGCGGTCCGCCGCATCCCCTATGCCTGGGTCCGGCAGACCAGACCCGGCGGGACCATCCTCGCCACGGTGGGCTCCTGGCCGTACGGCACCGGTCTGGCCAGGCTCACGGTCATGGACGACGGGACGGCCGAGGGCCGGATCATCGGGCGTTCCTCCTTCATGCCTGCCCGTTCGCAGGCCGTGGTGCCGCTCGCCGGGGATCTCTCCGGCCGGGCCGCCTACGCGGACACCGAGCGCCGCACGCCGATCGCGCCCCGGCTGCTGGAGGAGTGGACGCCTGCCTTCCTCGCCCAGCTCGCCGCTCCAGGCGCCCAGCCGCTCCAGGCGGTGAGTGACGGCAACGGGCAGACGGTTCACTACCTGTTCGACCCCGGGCGGGAGTCCTTCGCCGAGCTGACGGAGGACGCCACCGGTCGGACCGTCCGCCAGGGCGGCCCCGTGGCCCTCTGGGACGCCGTCGAGCAGGCCCTCACCGCCTGGCAGGACTCCGGCCGCCCGGACATCGCCACAGTGCGGCTCCGGGTCACCGCCGAGGCGCACTCCTACTGGATCGGCGAGCAGCCCGCTCTGCGGTGGGAGCACCGTCTGGCGTGA
- the tgmB gene encoding ATP-grasp ribosomal peptide maturase has product MTTTGPVMVVTEADDPTADMVITELNRRAVPVVRFNPADIGGDLAVSARFGTGPALLSGQVRTPSRTADLSGIRSLYWRRPTWPAFEHLGEADARFAAAQVRHGLGGVLYGLPGCRYVNHPLRNAEAEHKPLQLAVARRLGLTVPPTLVTNDLGEARRFIGSHRDAIHKVLRWTPYRQGGTGLTTWTEPVTADELDASVTVVPHLFQARVDKVADLRVVVVGDQVFAVRIDSDLLDWRKDYSALGYVVVDLPDSLEKALVAYLEQFGLSSGSFDLAVDRAGDFHWLELNPNGQWGWLEDETGLPLTVAFADLLEGGGA; this is encoded by the coding sequence GTGACGACAACAGGACCCGTGATGGTGGTCACCGAGGCGGACGACCCGACCGCCGACATGGTCATCACCGAACTCAATCGGCGGGCTGTGCCGGTGGTCAGGTTCAACCCGGCCGACATCGGCGGGGATCTGGCGGTCTCGGCCCGGTTCGGCACCGGCCCCGCTCTCCTGTCAGGGCAGGTGCGCACCCCGTCGAGAACCGCCGACCTGAGCGGCATCCGCTCGCTCTACTGGCGCCGACCGACCTGGCCGGCCTTCGAGCACCTGGGCGAGGCGGACGCCCGCTTCGCCGCCGCCCAGGTGCGGCACGGGCTCGGCGGGGTGCTCTACGGGCTGCCCGGCTGCCGTTACGTCAACCACCCGCTGCGGAATGCCGAAGCCGAGCACAAGCCGCTCCAACTCGCGGTCGCCCGCCGCCTGGGGCTCACCGTGCCGCCCACCCTGGTGACCAACGACCTGGGCGAGGCACGTCGGTTCATAGGATCCCACCGGGACGCCATCCACAAAGTGCTGCGCTGGACGCCGTACAGGCAGGGTGGCACGGGGCTGACGACCTGGACCGAGCCGGTCACCGCCGACGAACTCGACGCATCGGTCACGGTGGTGCCGCACCTCTTCCAGGCTCGGGTGGACAAGGTCGCCGACCTGCGGGTCGTGGTGGTCGGCGATCAGGTGTTCGCGGTACGGATCGACTCCGACCTGCTGGACTGGCGGAAGGACTACAGCGCCCTCGGCTACGTCGTCGTCGATCTACCGGACAGCTTGGAGAAGGCGCTGGTCGCGTATCTGGAGCAGTTCGGGCTGAGCAGCGGCAGCTTCGATCTCGCCGTCGACCGCGCGGGGGACTTCCACTGGCTTGAGCTGAACCCGAACGGCCAGTGGGGTTGGCTGGAGGACGAGACGGGGCTGCCGCTGACCGTCGCCTTCGCCGACCTGCTCGAAGGAGGGGGAGCATGA
- the tgmA gene encoding putative ATP-grasp-modified RiPP: MTMRPWGVGRMRPYPTTYAQPYASVTVDPVTQTGVFRDGRGQVVEMGKHGTSRGTETSPQSTNLDSRNDSDHDQDSTQD, encoded by the coding sequence ATGACGATGCGGCCCTGGGGCGTCGGGCGGATGCGACCGTACCCGACGACCTACGCGCAGCCGTACGCCAGCGTCACCGTCGACCCGGTCACGCAGACCGGGGTGTTCCGCGACGGCAGAGGACAGGTGGTGGAGATGGGCAAGCACGGCACCAGCAGGGGCACCGAGACCAGTCCGCAGAGCACCAACCTGGACAGCCGCAACGATTCCGACCACGACCAGGACAGCACCCAGGACTGA
- a CDS encoding helix-turn-helix domain-containing protein → MPQPPKQLDPGRSGRDWFGAELRHWRTRRRLSQAELGAKVHVSGDLIGKIEKAVRTCTPGLATALDQAMDTGGVLTRALVRGAPEADNDPADADNSPAGPLPGPRPAAPGGMLTADASTAPPADAPPGPDAVRVPCRTAEGRIIFVTMPRRALLRGGAAGAALAASGLPAALATRGSAFVPDVHPVTHLQQLRRALVDCDNVLGPIDVIPTVRDHIRLIQRLRAEATGADRLALLQVQAEYAEFCGWLCQDAGDHRAAEYWTDRALTWSHVADNPELVAYVMVRKAQLAGDMRDPAEAVDLAAAARVLAPPRSRLSAMGAMYGAHGHALSGDRTACARAYDTALDLVSDLHEDSPRRRGGWLDSAYVHAQRAHSLSVLGDHKAAAEGFTQAIHTLPPTYRRDRGVYLARAAVAQVHSGEPELAAVTGSQALPIAAETRSARIFGELSALDAGLSRWHNVPAVTDFRAALDGIVAHEV, encoded by the coding sequence GTGCCGCAGCCGCCCAAGCAGTTGGACCCGGGCAGGTCCGGCCGCGACTGGTTCGGCGCGGAATTGCGCCACTGGCGGACGCGGCGCCGCCTGTCGCAGGCCGAGCTGGGTGCGAAGGTCCACGTCAGCGGCGATCTGATCGGCAAGATCGAGAAAGCGGTCCGTACGTGTACGCCCGGACTGGCCACCGCACTCGACCAGGCCATGGACACCGGCGGAGTCCTCACCCGCGCCTTGGTCCGGGGGGCGCCCGAAGCGGACAACGACCCCGCCGATGCGGACAACTCCCCCGCGGGGCCGCTTCCCGGCCCGCGGCCGGCCGCCCCGGGCGGCATGCTGACGGCGGACGCCTCCACCGCCCCGCCCGCGGACGCGCCACCCGGCCCGGACGCCGTCCGGGTGCCGTGCCGTACCGCCGAGGGAAGGATCATCTTCGTGACGATGCCGCGACGCGCACTCCTGCGCGGCGGTGCCGCCGGGGCCGCCCTGGCCGCGTCCGGGCTGCCTGCCGCGCTGGCCACGCGGGGTTCGGCGTTCGTACCGGACGTCCATCCGGTGACGCATCTCCAGCAACTGCGGCGGGCACTCGTCGACTGCGACAACGTGCTCGGTCCGATTGACGTCATCCCCACGGTCCGCGACCACATCCGGTTGATCCAGCGGCTGCGCGCGGAAGCAACCGGGGCTGATCGGCTGGCACTTCTGCAAGTGCAGGCCGAATACGCCGAATTCTGCGGGTGGCTCTGCCAGGACGCCGGTGACCACCGGGCGGCCGAATACTGGACCGACCGGGCGCTGACCTGGTCCCACGTGGCAGACAATCCGGAACTGGTGGCGTACGTCATGGTCCGCAAGGCACAACTGGCGGGTGACATGCGCGATCCCGCAGAGGCCGTCGACCTCGCCGCCGCCGCGCGCGTTCTCGCGCCGCCGCGCAGCCGGCTGTCGGCGATGGGGGCCATGTACGGCGCCCACGGCCACGCGCTGAGCGGCGACCGCACGGCATGCGCCCGCGCGTACGACACCGCGCTGGACCTTGTGTCCGACCTCCACGAGGATTCACCGCGCCGCCGTGGCGGGTGGCTGGACTCCGCCTACGTCCACGCCCAGCGTGCCCACTCGCTGTCTGTACTGGGCGACCACAAGGCTGCGGCCGAGGGGTTCACCCAGGCGATCCACACCCTGCCGCCCACCTACCGGCGGGATCGTGGCGTCTACCTGGCGCGAGCAGCGGTGGCACAGGTCCACTCCGGCGAGCCCGAACTCGCCGCGGTCACCGGCAGCCAGGCCCTTCCCATCGCCGCCGAGACCCGGTCCGCGCGGATCTTCGGGGAATTGTCGGCGCTCGACGCGGGGTTGAGCCGATGGCATAACGTCCCAGCAGTGACGGACTTCCGCGCTGCCCTCGACGGCATCGTGGCCCATGAAGTCTGA
- a CDS encoding helix-turn-helix transcriptional regulator, producing the protein MTTARTRTRPRTLHHEPDAVTWARERAGLTKRALAERVGISEQLMGEIESGWRNATPVNLAKIAQALNCPRVALERKRRP; encoded by the coding sequence ATGACCACCGCCCGGACCAGGACCCGCCCGCGCACACTGCACCACGAGCCCGACGCGGTCACCTGGGCGCGGGAGAGGGCGGGGCTGACGAAGCGGGCCCTCGCCGAACGCGTCGGCATCTCGGAGCAGTTGATGGGCGAGATCGAATCCGGCTGGCGCAACGCCACCCCCGTCAACCTGGCGAAGATCGCCCAGGCGCTGAACTGCCCCCGCGTTGCGCTGGAGCGCAAGCGCCGGCCATGA